A DNA window from Amycolatopsis sp. DSM 110486 contains the following coding sequences:
- a CDS encoding S9 family peptidase encodes MSVVEMTTFTVAEENTRAMLAARPAMVEAFRADRRGFLSARLVRVAENTWLDFVEWSDDAAWDESKAKGANLPAIGAFFATIDTLVSAERGVRYDDAQETPVVERRVRTVAYGPEPSQVGELYLPEGEGPFPVVVVVHGGYWTAMWDRRQITDVVDDFLGRGYAVWNIEYRRIGEPGGGWPGTFLDIAAAVDAVDGMDPALDTSRVVFVGHSAGGHLTTWAAHRGALPAEAPGANPKVTPLGIVSLAGALDLKKGDATGFGTVLADPDAEPPKDAPEAARPEAWPIVAAEVGDGVVTLLVGARYAENPERYGWTSPLELANPGVPVLAVHGTADEAVPADWSHRYAEKTNAEGGSARYVEVEGATHFDVVQPAHPVWPTVTAWIDETFTKNQ; translated from the coding sequence ATGTCCGTCGTCGAGATGACCACCTTCACGGTGGCCGAGGAGAACACCCGGGCGATGCTGGCCGCGCGCCCGGCGATGGTCGAGGCGTTCCGGGCCGACCGGCGCGGGTTCCTCTCCGCGCGGCTGGTGCGGGTGGCCGAGAACACGTGGCTGGACTTCGTCGAGTGGTCCGACGACGCCGCGTGGGACGAGTCGAAGGCCAAGGGCGCGAACCTGCCCGCGATCGGCGCGTTCTTCGCGACGATCGACACGCTGGTGAGCGCCGAACGCGGCGTGCGCTACGACGACGCCCAGGAGACCCCGGTCGTCGAGCGCCGCGTGCGCACCGTGGCGTACGGGCCCGAGCCTTCACAGGTCGGTGAGCTCTACCTGCCCGAGGGCGAGGGACCGTTCCCGGTCGTGGTCGTCGTCCACGGCGGGTACTGGACCGCCATGTGGGACCGCCGCCAGATCACCGACGTCGTCGACGACTTCCTCGGCCGCGGGTACGCGGTGTGGAACATCGAGTACCGCCGCATCGGCGAGCCGGGCGGCGGCTGGCCCGGCACGTTCCTCGACATCGCCGCGGCCGTGGACGCGGTCGACGGGATGGACCCCGCGCTCGACACGAGCCGGGTCGTTTTCGTCGGGCACTCGGCCGGCGGGCACCTCACCACCTGGGCCGCCCACCGCGGCGCCCTGCCCGCCGAAGCCCCGGGTGCGAACCCGAAGGTCACGCCGCTGGGCATCGTCTCCCTCGCCGGCGCGCTCGACCTCAAGAAGGGCGACGCCACCGGGTTCGGCACGGTGCTCGCCGACCCCGACGCCGAGCCGCCGAAGGACGCGCCCGAGGCCGCCCGCCCCGAGGCGTGGCCGATCGTCGCCGCGGAGGTCGGGGACGGCGTCGTCACGCTCCTGGTCGGCGCGCGCTACGCCGAGAACCCCGAGCGCTACGGCTGGACCTCCCCGCTCGAGCTGGCCAACCCCGGCGTGCCCGTGCTGGCCGTGCACGGCACCGCGGACGAGGCCGTGCCCGCGGACTGGAGCCACCGCTACGCGGAGAAGACCAACGCGGAAGGCGGCAGCGCCCGCTACGTCGAGGTCGAGGGCGCGACCCACTTCGACGTGGTGCAGCCGGCCCACCCCGTGTGGCCGACCGTCACCGCCTGGATCGACGAGACGTTCACCAAGAACCAGTGA
- a CDS encoding AraC family transcriptional regulator, whose amino-acid sequence MSRLIRLAHLEGRLDVRCLMAGQFTLDHEAAPPGEVQFHLVLQGRCTVTTGTSTVDLGPGDYLLLPHGDAHTVTAASGRRRRFEEEPGATFTTRKSLGAEHELDLFCGHYRFDSAAGALLFRLLPSLVHVTMDRPALALADVLRGEADSDGPGTGAIVCSLCDALLAMSLRSRPDQRLDTPALWTAMGDDVLGRVIALVVERPGESWTIDRMATEARMSRATFLRRFTARTGITVATLLTSIRMMVAADLLTRSDLSVARVASEVGYRSESAFAQAFRATVGTPPARFRKHAVTSQCTRL is encoded by the coding sequence GTGAGCAGACTCATCCGGCTGGCACACCTCGAGGGCCGCCTCGACGTGCGGTGCCTGATGGCCGGACAGTTCACTTTGGACCACGAGGCCGCCCCGCCGGGCGAGGTGCAGTTCCACCTTGTCCTGCAAGGACGCTGCACGGTCACCACCGGCACGTCCACAGTCGACCTGGGTCCGGGTGACTACCTCCTGCTCCCCCACGGGGACGCCCACACGGTGACCGCGGCCTCGGGCCGCCGGCGCCGGTTCGAGGAGGAGCCGGGAGCGACGTTCACCACACGCAAGTCCCTCGGCGCCGAGCACGAGCTCGACCTGTTCTGCGGCCACTACCGCTTCGACTCGGCCGCGGGCGCGCTGCTGTTCCGCCTGCTGCCGTCCCTGGTACACGTCACGATGGACCGCCCGGCGCTCGCGCTGGCCGACGTCCTGCGCGGGGAAGCGGACTCCGACGGGCCCGGCACGGGCGCCATCGTGTGCTCGCTGTGCGACGCGCTGCTCGCCATGTCGCTGCGCAGCCGCCCCGACCAGCGGCTCGACACGCCCGCACTGTGGACCGCCATGGGCGACGACGTGCTGGGCCGGGTGATCGCTCTGGTCGTGGAACGCCCGGGCGAGTCGTGGACCATCGACCGCATGGCGACGGAGGCGCGGATGTCGCGCGCCACGTTCCTGCGCCGCTTCACCGCCCGCACCGGCATCACGGTCGCGACGCTGCTGACCTCGATCCGGATGATGGTGGCCGCCGACCTGCTGACGCGCTCGGATCTCTCGGTGGCGCGGGTGGCGAGCGAGGTCGGGTACCGCTCGGAATCGGCGTTCGCACAGGCCTTCCGTGCCACTGTGGGCACTCCGCCTGCCCGTTTCCGCAAGCACGCGGTGACGAGCCAGTGCACGCGGCTGTAG
- a CDS encoding LuxR family transcriptional regulator has translation MPLIGRDDEIASIRSFFEGAGVRGGALLVVGEAGVGKSAVLDEFAAGEAGRGTRVLRAAGVQFEAEVGYSALNQLLFPLGEEMAALTDTHRTALRCALGFEVGPAPDRLVVSNAALLWLRAVAAETPLLIVIDDLHWVDRASAEVLGFVARRLVGSPIVFLAACRSADRGFFQDSGLAEAVLPPLPAQAARTLVDRHFPELSPAVRHRLLAEATGNPLALLELPSALDGDQRTDFTTLPEVLPLSDRLQVLFTSRVRGLPERCRLMMLLGALGGSVEVARLRTAGGETCDLDDLAPAEDARLVQVSDTRLGFRHPLIGAAVVEASAERERRWAHRALAGVVATPERRVWHLAESSVGVDADIAAQLDETAQALLRQGDALGAVAALTRAAELSPDPADRGRRLAEAAYVGADAGGELATASRLLGDARRSGSLPTHSLPGAAAAAHLLINSDGDVTTAHRLLAGAVEAGDHGFDADDAVLVEALLNLLLISWYVGTQQAWEIFHRLVGRLKPEPPPLLRVNATVFSDPARATDEDVAELDAVIDTVGGDEDPTRLIRIGTAAVFADRLPRLREAERHLAQSRHAGKGPARRHLGALMHLGIDGFQSGRWDEAWQFADEGLAVCTEHGLRFFHWYFHWVQALVAAGRGEVEAARQLTGEMTRWAIAHQAAGITYFAWQARALSDIGAGEYDDAYHHATQVSPPGELARYRPTALWAAPDLVEAALFTGRRAEASAHAAALREARLGKLSPRLRLVTAAATALTADDDTARERFEAALSGPALDRWPFDLARVRLAYGERLRRLRSTSAAREQLTIAHDTLAALGAVPWRDRAANELRATGLTRQSAPDAKSPLTPQEREIAELAGAGLTNKQIGQKLFISHRTVGDHLYKIFPKLGITSRAALRDALTAYDDRDRSDKPVM, from the coding sequence GTGCCGCTGATCGGCCGTGACGACGAGATCGCCTCGATCCGCTCCTTCTTCGAAGGCGCCGGTGTGCGCGGTGGCGCCCTGCTCGTGGTGGGGGAGGCCGGGGTCGGCAAGAGCGCCGTGCTCGACGAATTCGCCGCCGGCGAGGCCGGGCGCGGCACGCGGGTGCTGCGGGCGGCGGGCGTGCAGTTCGAGGCGGAGGTCGGCTACTCCGCGCTCAACCAGCTGCTCTTCCCGCTCGGCGAGGAGATGGCCGCCCTCACCGACACCCACCGCACGGCGCTGCGGTGCGCGCTCGGCTTCGAGGTCGGGCCGGCGCCCGACCGGCTCGTGGTGTCGAACGCGGCGCTGCTGTGGCTGCGGGCCGTCGCGGCCGAGACCCCGCTGCTGATCGTGATCGACGACCTCCACTGGGTGGACCGGGCCAGCGCCGAGGTGCTCGGTTTCGTCGCCCGCCGCCTGGTCGGCAGCCCGATCGTCTTCCTCGCCGCGTGCCGCTCGGCCGACCGCGGGTTCTTCCAGGACAGCGGGCTGGCCGAGGCCGTGCTGCCGCCGCTGCCCGCGCAGGCGGCCCGCACGCTCGTGGACCGGCACTTCCCGGAGCTGTCGCCGGCCGTGCGGCACCGGCTGCTCGCCGAAGCCACGGGCAACCCGCTCGCGCTGCTGGAGCTGCCGTCCGCGCTCGACGGCGACCAGCGGACGGACTTCACGACGTTGCCCGAGGTCCTGCCGCTGTCGGACCGGCTGCAGGTGCTGTTCACTTCGCGGGTGCGCGGCCTGCCCGAGCGCTGCCGGCTGATGATGCTGCTCGGGGCGCTCGGCGGCAGCGTCGAGGTCGCCCGGCTGCGCACGGCGGGCGGCGAGACGTGCGACCTCGACGACCTGGCCCCGGCCGAAGACGCCCGGCTCGTGCAGGTGAGCGACACCCGGCTGGGCTTCCGGCACCCGCTGATCGGCGCCGCGGTGGTCGAGGCGTCGGCGGAACGCGAACGGCGCTGGGCCCACCGCGCGCTGGCCGGGGTCGTCGCGACGCCCGAACGCCGCGTGTGGCACCTGGCCGAGTCGTCCGTCGGCGTCGACGCCGACATCGCCGCGCAGCTGGACGAAACCGCTCAGGCCCTGCTGCGGCAAGGCGACGCACTGGGCGCGGTCGCGGCGCTGACCCGCGCCGCGGAGCTCAGTCCCGACCCGGCCGACCGCGGCCGCCGGCTCGCCGAGGCCGCGTACGTCGGAGCCGACGCCGGCGGCGAGCTGGCCACGGCCAGCCGGCTGCTGGGCGACGCCCGCCGGTCCGGTTCCCTTCCGACGCATTCGCTGCCCGGCGCGGCCGCGGCGGCGCACCTGCTGATCAACTCCGACGGCGACGTCACCACCGCCCACCGGCTGCTCGCCGGCGCCGTCGAGGCCGGTGATCACGGGTTCGACGCCGACGACGCCGTGCTGGTCGAGGCGTTGCTCAACCTGCTCCTGATCAGCTGGTACGTCGGCACGCAGCAGGCGTGGGAGATCTTCCACCGCCTGGTCGGGCGGCTGAAGCCGGAGCCACCGCCGCTGTTGCGCGTGAACGCGACCGTGTTCTCCGACCCGGCCCGCGCGACCGACGAGGACGTCGCCGAGCTCGACGCCGTGATCGACACCGTGGGCGGTGACGAGGACCCGACCCGGCTCATCCGGATCGGCACCGCCGCCGTCTTCGCCGACCGGCTGCCCCGGCTGCGGGAGGCGGAACGGCACCTCGCGCAGTCGCGCCACGCGGGCAAGGGGCCGGCCCGCCGCCACCTGGGCGCGCTCATGCACCTGGGGATCGACGGCTTCCAGTCGGGCCGCTGGGACGAGGCGTGGCAGTTCGCCGACGAGGGCCTCGCGGTCTGCACCGAGCACGGCTTGCGCTTTTTCCATTGGTACTTCCACTGGGTACAGGCCCTCGTCGCCGCCGGCCGCGGCGAGGTCGAGGCCGCGCGGCAGCTGACCGGCGAAATGACACGATGGGCCATCGCGCACCAGGCCGCCGGCATCACGTACTTCGCGTGGCAGGCCCGCGCGCTGTCCGACATCGGCGCCGGCGAGTACGACGACGCCTACCACCACGCGACGCAGGTCAGCCCGCCGGGAGAGCTCGCGCGGTACCGGCCGACCGCGCTCTGGGCGGCACCGGACCTCGTCGAGGCAGCGCTGTTCACCGGGCGCCGCGCCGAGGCGAGCGCGCACGCGGCCGCACTGCGCGAGGCCCGACTGGGCAAGCTGTCGCCCCGCCTGCGTCTGGTCACAGCGGCGGCGACCGCGCTGACGGCGGACGACGACACCGCCCGGGAACGGTTCGAGGCGGCGTTGTCCGGTCCCGCGCTGGACCGCTGGCCGTTCGACCTGGCCCGCGTGCGCCTCGCGTACGGGGAACGGCTGCGCCGCCTGCGGAGCACGAGCGCGGCGCGGGAACAGCTGACCATCGCGCACGACACGCTGGCCGCGCTCGGCGCCGTCCCGTGGCGGGACCGCGCCGCCAACGAACTGCGCGCGACCGGGCTCACGCGGCAGTCGGCGCCGGACGCCAAGTCGCCGCTGACGCCGCAGGAGCGCGAGATCGCGGAGCTGGCCGGCGCCGGCCTGACCAACAAGCAGATCGGGCAGAAGCTGTTCATCTCCCACCGGACCGTGGGCGACCACCTGTACAAGATCTTCCCCAAGCTGGGCATCACGTCCCGCGCCGCGCTGCGCGACGCCCTCACCGCGTACGACGACCGGGACCGGTCGGACAAGCCAGTCATGTGA
- a CDS encoding SRPBCC family protein, protein MSAGVHPDVHWPPGWGPDRCDSFVSHERHVAAPADAVFTRLVAVAEWPAWQRGVDRVEVSEELIVGGRFVVVAAPHTLDGIVGELVVPSRFGWAAVSDGLSFYQSWLLLDAPNGGTRTIFHEAARGPSALLRTSDRAELTRSWLDALPPSV, encoded by the coding sequence ATGAGCGCAGGAGTGCACCCGGACGTCCACTGGCCGCCCGGCTGGGGGCCGGACCGTTGCGACAGCTTCGTCAGCCACGAACGTCACGTGGCGGCACCGGCCGACGCGGTGTTCACCCGGCTCGTCGCGGTGGCAGAGTGGCCGGCGTGGCAACGTGGGGTGGACCGGGTCGAGGTGTCCGAGGAGCTGATCGTCGGCGGCCGGTTCGTCGTCGTGGCGGCGCCGCACACCCTCGACGGGATCGTGGGCGAGCTGGTCGTGCCGAGCCGGTTCGGCTGGGCCGCGGTGAGCGACGGACTGAGCTTCTACCAATCGTGGCTCCTGCTCGACGCCCCGAACGGCGGGACCCGCACGATCTTCCACGAGGCCGCGCGCGGTCCGTCGGCGTTGCTGCGTACGTCCGACCGGGCCGAGCTCACGCGCTCGTGGCTCGACGCCCTTCCGCCGTCCGTTTGA
- a CDS encoding isochorismatase family protein: protein MVESKFIERLTRDNAMVVLVDHQVGLYSGVRDIAVEELKHNVVGLAKAAQVLGLPLVVSTTEADGMWGPLIPELAAVLPDDVVVLDRSTVNAWDDERVQGAIRATGRKKVIFAGVSTEVCLAFPAISVTAEGFDAYAAIDASGTFSRTKREAGLLRMQQAGVIPIDYATAMVEVLADNSDPQAGYVYAALEMPFAVLVGQIAAGYAKN from the coding sequence ATGGTTGAGAGCAAGTTCATCGAGCGGCTGACCCGGGACAACGCGATGGTTGTGCTGGTCGACCACCAGGTCGGGTTGTACAGCGGCGTGCGCGACATCGCGGTGGAGGAGCTGAAGCACAACGTCGTGGGCCTGGCGAAGGCGGCGCAGGTGCTCGGCCTGCCGCTCGTCGTCTCGACCACCGAGGCCGACGGCATGTGGGGTCCGCTGATCCCCGAGCTGGCCGCGGTCCTGCCCGACGACGTGGTGGTGCTCGACCGGTCGACCGTGAACGCGTGGGACGACGAGCGCGTGCAGGGCGCGATCCGCGCGACCGGCCGCAAGAAGGTGATCTTCGCCGGGGTGTCCACCGAGGTGTGCCTCGCGTTCCCGGCCATCAGTGTCACCGCCGAGGGCTTCGACGCCTACGCGGCCATCGACGCGTCGGGCACGTTCTCGCGGACGAAGCGCGAAGCGGGCCTGTTGCGGATGCAGCAGGCGGGCGTGATCCCCATCGACTACGCCACCGCCATGGTCGAGGTCCTCGCCGACAACAGCGACCCGCAGGCCGGCTACGTATACGCGGCGCTGGAGATGCCGTTCGCCGTGCTGGTCGGGCAGATCGCCGCCGGTTACGCCAAGAACTGA
- a CDS encoding VOC family protein, producing the protein MKSRIVKRAGILGVVAAAVTGVVVAVSSGSAEGSQDRFGPPAKAFGVEYDASHVYVQHGKLPAFIKSWEATFGGTDNGQNVFGITPTPSKALASIIHSPVGLLAAYDYQTPVPFPFGSEQTGFGVKDPDEAVKVAHRAGATVPVSAWTGPVGREAVVRFPGGFSSQIWKQFDMSGFTPLITQPEFRVYLSEDTVNAFLASYLRFTGGTVISAVRNADGGEIGAPGTTYHRVRIKTPFGNTVVLAGNGDWNYPYGRDTTGYTVSDVDATVAKATAGGATVLSGPYRSKDRTSVLLQFPGGYVAEVHDGVFH; encoded by the coding sequence ATGAAGAGCAGGATCGTGAAGCGCGCCGGGATCCTCGGCGTGGTCGCCGCAGCCGTCACCGGGGTCGTGGTGGCGGTGTCGAGCGGCAGCGCGGAAGGCTCGCAGGATCGGTTCGGCCCGCCTGCCAAGGCGTTCGGCGTGGAATACGACGCGTCGCACGTGTACGTGCAGCACGGCAAGCTGCCCGCTTTCATCAAGAGCTGGGAAGCGACCTTCGGCGGCACCGACAACGGCCAGAACGTCTTCGGGATAACCCCGACGCCGAGCAAGGCGCTGGCCTCGATCATCCATTCGCCGGTCGGGTTGCTGGCGGCGTACGACTACCAGACGCCGGTGCCGTTCCCGTTCGGCTCGGAGCAGACCGGCTTCGGCGTGAAGGACCCCGACGAAGCGGTGAAGGTGGCCCACCGCGCCGGCGCGACGGTGCCCGTCTCCGCGTGGACGGGTCCGGTCGGGCGCGAGGCCGTGGTCCGGTTCCCGGGCGGCTTCAGCTCCCAGATCTGGAAGCAGTTCGACATGTCGGGCTTCACCCCGCTGATCACGCAGCCGGAGTTCCGCGTGTACCTGTCCGAGGACACGGTCAACGCGTTCCTCGCCTCCTACCTGCGCTTCACCGGTGGCACGGTGATCTCCGCCGTCCGCAACGCCGACGGCGGCGAGATCGGCGCCCCGGGCACCACCTACCACCGCGTCCGGATCAAGACCCCGTTCGGCAACACCGTGGTGCTGGCCGGCAACGGCGACTGGAACTACCCCTACGGCCGCGACACCACGGGCTACACGGTTTCCGACGTCGACGCCACGGTCGCGAAGGCCACGGCCGGTGGGGCGACCGTCCTTTCCGGACCGTACCGGAGCAAGG